Proteins from one Triticum aestivum cultivar Chinese Spring chromosome 7A, IWGSC CS RefSeq v2.1, whole genome shotgun sequence genomic window:
- the LOC123147737 gene encoding signal recognition particle 19 kDa protein encodes MKICTFSKYVFHNSEHAPVCRVLRVETLRFIIVITVDPFVRLGFEGNTSCQISRIRPFPDPNRAEMDAGGADLRSSIKKWKIIYPVYLNSKKTVAEGRRIAAAKACPDPTCIEIADSCAYLKIPRAIELDKAYPRDFFQVGRVRVQLTNDDGSPVNPAITTKKQLMIQIAELVPKHHGRTKKQEPVAGPSVTTTNKKNKKKK; translated from the exons ATGAAAATTTGTACGTTTTCGAAATATGTTTTCCATAATTCGGAGCACGCTCCTGTGTGCAGAGTCCTACGCGTTGAGACCCTgcgcttcatcatcgtcatcaccgtcgACCCCTTTGTCCGTCTCGGTTTCGAGGGAAACACGAGTTGCCAGATCTCCCG GATCCGCCCCTTCCCCGACCCGAATCGCGCGGAGATGGACGCCGGCGGCGCCGACCTGAGGAGCAGCATCAAGAAGTGGAAGATCATCTACCCGGTGTACCTCAACTCCAAGAAGACGGTGGCCGAGGgccgccgcatcgccgccgccAAGGCCTGCCCCGACCCCACCTGCATCGAGATCGCCGACAGCTGCGCCTACCTCAAGATCCCTCGCGCCATTGAG TTGGATAAGGCATACCCGCGGGATTTCTTCCAGGTGGGGAGGGTGAGGGTGCAGCTCACCAATGATGACGGCTCCCCAGTCAACCCTGCAATCACAACAA AGAAGCAGCTAATGATCCAAATAGCAGAGCTGGTCCCCAAGCATCATGGGAGGACTAAGAAGCAGGAACCAGTGGCAGGTCCATCAGTTACAACTACtaacaagaaaaataagaagaagaagtag
- the LOC123147736 gene encoding disease resistance RPP13-like protein 4, with the protein MAMILNALASNVLNMLMEVGKEEVSLLLGVSGEINRMRVRLQDLRNFLTDADRRRITDNSVQGWVTELKGVMYEATDILDLCQLKAMEQSPLASQKGCFNQLFSCLRSPLFTHDISSRIKVLNQRLDNIKERSAAFSFINLGSYDDHGGKVHASHVAFPSRETSGELDRSGVVGEKIEQDTRKLVEIMLTGIKGGTSHGDGKVMVFAIVGVGGIGKTTLARKVFNDEAIQSEFDKTICVSINQDLNEAELLKRAIIEAGGDHSHAGNAKATLQRVLKDTLTGKKILLVMDDVWNNIAWEDVLKTPLVNGATPGSRVLVTTRDERVARGMKAIPPYHHIDKLDADDAWSLLKKQVAASEMDESDIAALKDTGMEIVSKCDDLPLAVKVMGGLLRQKDRNHSDWGKVLNDSAWSVVGMPEELNYVVYISYEDLSPCLKQCFLHYSLLPKNIVFGSNTIVGMWIGEGFVHGSSSDDLEELGRQYYKELILRNLIEPYNKTINQYHCIMHDVVRSFGQCMSQDEALVAHIRETSTISKLGSQKFIRLSIETGGSESDKLKWSMLQEQKHVRTLISAGQFEIKPNETLIYFSSLRNLHIQSANIAALVDHIYQLKHLRYLSVRDSDIFRLPDNIGEMKFLQLLDLRSCRKLKKLPSGIVKLGHLRYLNMNETSKDATIPRGFGALSNMRILFGFPGHVDDEWCSLEELGPLCELRKLGLNSLENVYDASSAEKARLCEKVHLTKLILRCSSRTGDDGLVEEEAGVSEEEQRKIIGLFDELCPPHCLERLEIGGYFGRRLPRWMTSTSATALKSLNTLWIDDLTCCTQLPDGLCELPYLQFIHICHAPAIKHVGPEFMQLYHHCSHPPSKTMVSFPRLNKLDLKEMVQWEVWEWEEEVKAMPVLEEVQLKHCKLRCLPPGLSYHARALRKLSLESIQHLTSLENFASIVDLEVSQNPDLERITDLPVLQKLTIIMCPKMKVLEGVPLLQSLFLEDYGMEALPEYMRGVNPRQLNLDCSIALLRSIAAGQPGPEWAKFSHVGRVKGYAREEDNKRKWYVMYTREPYNLETDIDY; encoded by the exons ATGGCCATGATCCTGAATGCCTTAGCATCCAACGTGCTAAACATGTTAATGGAGGTAGGAAAAGAAGAGGTGAGCTTGCTTCTCGGAGTCTCCGGTGAGATCAATAGGATGCGCGTTCGGCTCCAGGACCTCAGGAACTTCTTGACCGATGCTGACAGAAGGCGCATCACCGACAATAGTGTCCAGGGATGGGTGACAGAGCTCAAGGGTGTCATGTATGAAGCAACCGACATCCTTGATCTCTGCCAGCTCAAGGCCATGGAGCAAAGTCCATTAGCATCACAAAAGGGGTGCTTCAACCAATTATTCTCCTGCCTGCGCAGTCCCCTCTTCACCCATGATATCAGCAGCCGCATCAAGGTGCTTAACCAGAGACTAGACAACATTAAGGAGCGGAGTGCTGCCTTTAGCTTCATCAACCTCGGCTCCTACGATGACCATGGTGGCAAAGTACATGCCTCACATGTTGCCTTTCCCAGCCGCGAGACGTCAGGGGAGCTTGACCGGTCGGGTGTCGTCGGGGAGAAGATCGAACAGGACACGAGAAAGCTGGTGGAGATCATGTTGACTGGAATCAAGGGGGGAACGAGCCATGGAGACGGCAAAGTCATGGTTTTCGCTATTGTGGGTGTTGGCGGGATCGGCAAGACCACTCTCGCCCGGAAGGTCTTCAACGACGAGGCTATCCAAAGTGAGTTCGACAAGACAATATGTGTCAGCATCAATCAAGACCTCAACGAAGCTGAGCTGCTGAAGAGAGCCATCATTGAAGCAGGGGGAGACCATTCGCATGCTGGAAATGCAAAGGCCACGCTTCAACGAGTCCTCAAGGATACCTTGACAGGGAAGAAGATCTTGCTAGTGATGGATGATGTTTGGAATAATATAGCATGGGAGGATGTGCTCAAAACACCGCTTGTTAATGGGGCCACTCCAGGTAGCCGAGTCCTGGTCACCACTAGAGATGAAAGAGTCGCCCGAGGGATGAAAGCTATACCTCCCTACCACCACATCGACAAATTAGATGCCGATGATGCTTGGTCCTTGCTCAAGAAACAG GTAGCCGCAAGTGAGATGGATGAGTCCGATATTGCTGCACTAAAGGATACTGGAATGGAAATTGTATCAAAATGTGATGACTTGCCGCTCGCAGTCAAAGTGATGGGAGGGCTCTTGCGTCAGAAAGATAGAAATCACAGTGACTGGGGTAAGGTCTTGAATGATTCTGCATGGTCGGTTGTTGGAATGCCTGAAGAGCTTAACTATGTTGTATACATAAGCTATGAAGATCTATCTCCTTGCCTGAAGCAATGCTTTTTGCACTACTCCCTTCTCCCTAAAAACATAGTCTTTGGCAGCAATACAATTGTTGGGATGTGGATCGGCGAAGGATTTGTCCATGGAAGCTCATCAGATGACCTAGAAGAACTTGGGAGACAGTACTATAAAGAGTTGATCTTGCGAAACCTCATAGAGCCGTACAACAAGACTATCAATCAATATCATTGCATCATGCACGATGTTGTTCGCTCATTTGGTCAATGCATGTCACAAGATGAAGCATTAGTAGCTCATATTCGCGAGACTTCCACAATTAGTAAACTTGGTTCCCAAAAGTTTATTCGCTTATCTATAGAAACCGGAGGATCTGAATCAGATAAACTGAAGTGGAGCATGTTACAAGAACAGAAACATGTAAGGACACTAATATCAGCTGGCCAATTCGAGATCAAGCCCAATGAAACATTGATTTATTTTTCAAGTCTACGTAATTTGCACATTCAGTCCGCAAACATTGCTGCATTGGTTGATCATATATATCAACTCAAGCACTTGAGGTATTTGTCTGTACGAGACTCTGACATATTTAGGCTGCCAGATAACATTGGCGAGATGAAATTTTTGCAGCTCCTTGACCTTAGGAGCTGTAGAAAATTGAAGAAGCTTCCTAGTGGCATTGTGAAACTAGGACACCTGAGGTATCTTAACATGAATGAAACTAGTAAAGATGCCACCATACCTCGGGGGTTTGGTGCGCTATCAAATATGAGGATACTTTTCGGGTTTCCAGGCCACGTGGATGACGAGTGGTGTAGTTTGGAAGAGTTGGGCCCTCTTTGTGAGCTAAGGAAGCTTGGTTTGAACAGTTTGGAGAATGTATATGATGCCTCATCTGCTGAAAAGGCAAGGTTGTGTGAGAAAGTGCATCTTACCAAGCTGATCTTACGCTGCAGTAGTAGGACGGGAGACGATGGGTTGGTGGAAGAGGAAGCAGGCGTCTCTGAGGAAGAGCAAAGAAAAATCATAGGGTTGTTTGATGAGTTGTGCCCTCCACATTGCTTAGAACGCCTGGAAATTGGAGGATATTTTGGCCGACGGCTACCAAGGTGGATGACGTCCACATCTGCAACGGCCCTGAAGAGCTTAAATACTCTCTGGATTGATGACCTGACTTGCTGCACCCAACTGCCTGATGGTTTATGTGAGCTCCCATACTTGCAATTCATTCATATCTGCCATGCTCCAGCAATCAAGCATGTTGGTCCTGAATTCATGCAACTCTACCATCATTGTAGTCATCCTCCTTCCAAGACAATGGTTTCATTTCCCAGATTGAACAAGCTGGACTTAAAAGAAATGGTGCAATGGGAGGTATGGGAGTGGGAAGAAGAAGTGAAAGCCATGCCCGTTTTGGAGGAGGTTCAGCTCAAGCATTGCAAACTGAGGTGCCTTCCTCCGGGTCTTTCCTACCATGCAAGGGCTTTGAGAAAACTATCTCTAGAAAGCATCCAACACCTCACTTCACTTGAGAACTTTGCTTCTATCGTCGATCTTGAAGTGTCCCAAAACCCTGACCTGGAGAGGATCACCGATCTCCCCGTATTGCAGAAGCTCACCATCATCATGTGCCCAAAGATGAAGGTACTGGAGGGTGTGCCATTACTCCAAAGCCTCTTTCTAGAGGACTACGGCATGGAAGCACTCCCGGAATACATGCGAGGCGTAAACCCAAGGCAATTGAATCTGGATTGCAGCATAGCACTGCTCAGATCCATAGCTGCGGGACAACCGGGCCCTGAGTGGGCAAAATTCAGCCATGTCGGGCGTGTCAAGGGGTATGCGCGGGAGGAAGACAACAAAAGAAAATGGTACGTGATGTACACAAGAGAACCCTACAACTTGGAGACAGATATCGACTATTGA